The Carassius gibelio isolate Cgi1373 ecotype wild population from Czech Republic chromosome B11, carGib1.2-hapl.c, whole genome shotgun sequence genomic sequence TGGTATAACATTGCATGACTGTTCCATGCTGGTTGGCTGCAATTGATGAAATAACCTACTTGGTGGCCAGCTTCATGCCACAGTCCTCAGAGCAGTATTTTGAGTTTGGACGTGCTGGCTCGATACAGTTCGGCCCCAGACACTGCTGCATGTTTCCTCCGTGTCTGCCGTCTCCCCTCTCGCTGTGTCTCGAACGATCACAGTGCTTCTGTTTCTGCTTGTGTCGACGGGACTCTTTCTGTGAAAGAGGAGCACAATTACGAGATGAGCAAACAATTcctgaagaatgttgggaaccaaacagTTTCTAGACTGATGacacaatatacacacacacacaatttcataataaatgaaaaggaaatagaatacaaaaagattagaaaggtagttagtatttttttaagaatagaattagaatagtgagtgttaaagttactATCTGAACTCTCTCTTCAACCCACATGTTATGCTCTGGTCATTTTGACTTCCTGAAAATGCTACATAATATAACTCCAATGGACTAAAGTTGCTCATAAATTTCTATTTAAGCTATCATATTACCAAACATTGGTTTTAATGTCTTTATCAACTTGTCTTCTTTTAATTAGCAcaggttttatatttttctttttggaactggTTGATTGAAGGCCTCTATGAACATTAATCTTTTTTACGTTTTTGAGTGAACATTTCCAAAATTATCCACAATGAATACTTTTCTCATTAAAACTGAAGTGTGTAAGAGCAGATCAAGGAGACCAACAATCAATCAGTTACACTGAATCTAagatttgatgatgatgatgcagcaACATGCTGagagatttacaagcaattttttatttacaagtaaaaaaaaattttttatttggtTAAGGATTGTCAACACAACAAAAGGTTTAAGGAACGGTTTTCCACATTGTAcctttttgtcaatttttttgtCTCTCCTCTTGACGTGCTTGACTTTTATAGCTTTCTTCCGTGGGACAGGGCTGTAAAGTGGGCCGTCTTCATCATCACTGCcccatgacttaaaaaaaaaagagggttgAGGTTTATCTATAAGTGCTAGACCAATAGCATAATCCCGATCAAGCATTTCTCACAAAAATACTCaggttaaaatacatattataaccTGACAAGTTCAAAGAAATGTAAGTGATTGTGGTTGAGCTACAGCAATTAGTGTTTACCGCATTTCTGTCCTTGTAATGCCCATATGGCTCCATATCGTTGTCATCATAATCATCTGAGTATCTTCTTTTCCTGTGCATTATATTGTCCTTCCTTTCACACAGAGAAAACTCCTCATCTCGAACACGCAGCATTTTCTGCAAAAACATTGCGAGAGAAAAttaactacaaaacaaaaaacaaaacaataaaccaCCTAATAATAAAGAAACTTACCCGTGCACGGACAACACACTGCCTTAGACGACATTTCTGACGAATCTTGTTTGGGCCGCCAAATTTCTTCATGTCTTTACAGAAATCGCAATGACCACAGTCCTCCGTCCTAGTGCAGGGTTCACATTCACCACACATACGGGCAGAGCGCTTCACCTGGAATGCAGTTCATAGACCGTATATATATTACAGTTCATAGaccgtaatatatatatatatatatatataaacttaaacttattacatttatttatttaaaatgctatttttattttattcattattttgttttaaaataaatcaaattatttaaatttataataaatcttaATAATCAAATGagattaaatatgatttttgaaGTATTTAATTCAGTGCATATTTCCAAAAATAATTTTGGTCAAATTACCCACCCATAATGCAACAGAGAAAGTGACATCATAAAAAGGCAAACTTGAGAAACACTAACTTTGGATCCTCGACGGTCGGTCTTGTACTCTGGAGTGCTGGACCGTTTTTCAACTCTCTCTGGCTCGACTTCTCTATCACGTTTTTTTTTCCGATAGCGGATTGAAAGAGATGGATCCAGTTCTATGAGATGAAGAATATAACACATGTTCTAACACAACATACGTTCAAGTGCATGTTTAAATATTCTGAGGTGAAAGTCTTCAGTCACTGACTCTGACACTGTTGGCAGTACCACTCCCTGATCGCTTTGGCCATCTTCTCCGTCACATTTATGCAGTGACCGTGGAACCACTCATTGCAGTTGTCACAACCACTATGGGAAAAGGATTTGATGAAAAATTAAGCACTCTGTTTGGAAACATACACTGTTATGTAATACTTTTTGTGAGAAAATGGTTGGAGAGATCTGTCTTACATCATGAAGCAGTTTATGTCTGGTTTTCTGCAGATGCAGTAGAGAGGAGCATTCTCTGTATCTAGTACAGCGCTGTCCACAGCTGGAGGCTGCTCTATATCAGACATCTCGCTGTCCTATGACGACAGAGACAATACAAAGTGTTTACAAATACTTGAGCTATAACAAGCTAAGTTACACTTAATGGAAATATCAACAGATTCAAAGACGATGGCACCCCACACTGGAAATTAGAAACATTgaataataacacaaataaagatgAGGTAATCATTTAACACCAAGAATACTTATTTACATGTTCTGACCACAGTTCAAAATCAGTAAGTCATAATACATATTAGCATGATAGCACACTTGACAACAAAACGATTACGTTAACTATTAACCTATTAATATTTACTccttaatatttacaatataggTGGTTCAATAATGCGTTGTTTAATTCACAACCattgtttttagatttatttatttgttttattttgactgcTCAAGGTGCAGCTAAAATGCTATCAAATCATAATAGCAGACTTACCATCGCTGCTCCCCGCCTTCTGGAAGACCCGATCAAACAGAGCAAATGAGGACTGATTAAGATAATACCTCACTGCATAAACACGTCTCTATCCTGTGTGTTCCGACCTCGAAAACAGTACAATTCCTAACACAATACTACGAAATGAACCGGTATAATAAACCGTATAGTTGGTACATGGATCAGTGGCTAACAGCGTCGTCTCGGGTCTGTTTGGGCTGGTTTGAGCAGAGGTTTGCTTGTCATAATAAAAGTCATCAACAGGGAAAAAATTCTGTTCCTTTCGTTCACAGACGAATCAGATTATATGCTACAGTATAAATACCTAATAATCAATGTGTTTTCTGTTAaagttatattataaataacaGCAATAAAACAATCTTAATAAGGACACACattgttattagtattagtagtaattatatgattattattattttaaataattgtatatgtatgtatgcaggctatatatatatatatatatatatatatatatatatatatatatatatatatatatatatatatatatatatgagaaaggAGTTTGAAAACATGGACTGTGACCATGAGGATGGTGAATGTCTCCAACTGGATCAGAATCCAACTTTTGTGAGTATGGGCTTCAAAATAATTCAGTTCTTAGTACATCAACTTTTCAAAACACTGGTAAGACTTTTCTATTCACTTTTGATACTTCAGGAAAAGAGTAACTAATagtgtggtttatttattttacagagtCATCTGATGTAAAAGATTTAGAATCTACTAGAACATGTCTAAAGGATAGTGAATTATCACCAACTGATGAACTTTCTGGGAAGGAAATCTTATTTCCCCTCTTAGCAAATAGAAAccactaaaatgtataaaaatataaaaatagtattGGTAAATATCCTTCACGCTAGtaccttttattttaaaactaacatCCAAATAACTTTATCATTATAATCGTccattattttttaatagataTGCATGCAATTTCAGAATTTTATTAACCCACCTGGCAGTGACACCAGCgatgcaccaaaagttggttaaatgagcaTGATGCTGGTGTGGTTGActagccagcaaactcaccagacctgaaccccacagaGAATCAACGGTGTATTGTCAAGCGGAAAATGAATAACTAGAGACCTAACAATGCAGATGATCTGAAGGCCacggtcaaagaaacctgggcttccatactcagcagtgccacaaactgatcacctccatgccacaccgaattaaggcccctaccaagtatttagTACATGTACACTAAATGAACAAACTTTTTCAGAAGGCCAAcgattcactaaaaatgtttttttttatttttttttattgtttttatgaagtattctaatttgttgagatcatgaattggtgggtttttgttaaatgtgagcaaaaatgatcacaataaaaagaaccaaagacttaaactacttcagtctgtctgcactgaatttatttaatacatgagtttcacaatttgagttgaattactgaaataaattaactttcccacaacattctaatttattgaaatgcacctgtaAATACTTTGCTACCGAGACTTGTCATGTGCACTTACATATTGCTGTATACTGTAAGAAAATCACGGTTTACATAAGATACTAGATTTGTTTAACTTGCTCATTTGCACATCACATCTATCTAGCACATTTAATGAATTTTGAGATGATACTGGAAGTGTATATGCAAATGGATAACACTGAAGAACACGTTTAAAGATGTTTAAATAATGTCAAtgacatttgatttttttctcaTCAGTTTATTTTAGCCAACACACAGGAAAATCCTAATTAAAATACATGTTCTCTCAATTATAAATTATGTGCTTTgaaaaaaacttacaaaaaagAACAACACCTTCCCTTTAACTGAGTACAGATGTAATGAAAGTAAAGGCAATGACACACACCAGCAGCAGAACAATAACTGGCAATAAAATTTAATGAGAGAGGAAATATGTCTTAATGCTTATTTCTACTCTACTGTCAGCAAATGAGACGATACAAAAATGTTATTGCTGTGACTTCACATAATTAAATCATTTCAAACTTATGCCCATTTTGTGCCTATGATAGAAAAAAACGGGGAAACTGCAATCACATTCACATtccagtttttaaatatattttacaagttTGCACTTAGTTTTGAATTAGatagttttatttatacattcattaGACATGTTTTAAACCTTTCAAGACTCATTTGTaatctttttttctatatttacaaacatttttgcAAAAGGCACGGTTTGATCAGAGAGGACACTTCATTTGGCTTTTACCGACAGTACTCTTATCTGAGAACAGACTTCGAAGTTAATTTTCATTTAGCTGTAGCTAACAAATTGCTGATTTTGATTTATTAGTTATAAAAAGCATTTTAGGCAGAGGTAGCTTGTAACATTTTATACCTGAAAAGTTGTTTGTGTATTATGTTTATGTGGCTTGTTTCCTTATATCATCAGAAaaaaacggtaacactttacGCAAAACTCATTAACACTAGTTAATGCATAATGGTATCATAAATGAACAATGACCAacatttttactaaataaatcaaTCTTAAATGTTTAGTACACTGTTAATATTAGTCCATAATAAaattttatgtatacattttttgatTGTACTactatacattttcaaataactaGAATACTTATGTTTTTTATGATACCTGATGTATTAAGTAATGCTACTGAATTAATTGAAGATACGAATTTACCTTATTGTAAAGAGTTACTAAAAATCATGTATGAGCACCTGCACAAACATTTGTTTAGCAATGTAACATTGAAGAAGGTCAAACTAACCAGCCATAAAAGGAAGTGTTGTAAACGAACAAATAAAATGTAGACATTTCAAACCAGTTAGTAAATATGCAAGTACTTTGGCTAAAAGTAAAGCCAGCAAagatgtgtttaaaaaataaatttttctgataTATGCAGAAATATTGCTTGAACCCTTTCAACATCATAATATGAATAATGAGTTCATGCTATTAAACAGCTCTGAAACATCCCTTTGGTGTGATAAGTGACTACTCACGCCACACTCCAAaatcatatatatgtataaatatgtgcACTTGCATGCTCTGAATTCAGAGTctaaaaacacatatctaaaacaacaataaacatcACATGATTTACCCTTAAAGCAACACAGCTATTCATAGAAAGGCTGAAATATCCTAAACTTTAGCTACAAAAAGGCTAATTGTTTTAGGTGTGTTTTGAATTTGGGATATACCTTTGGGACTGCCTACAAAAAGGTGTAATACTAGTTAATTTTCTTACTAACTGATATATAGACATATGACAGCACAGATCGTGGAGTGTTTCCAGGGATAGTCCACCAAAAAAATCTGGCATTTCtggagaacacaaaagaagatatattgAAGAAAGTTGGTAACCAATCGGCTTTGGCAACCAATGAgttcatttctcaaaatatcttctttcaagttccacagaagaaagtcatacaggtttggaacaacatgaattttcatt encodes the following:
- the cxxc1b gene encoding CXXC-type zinc finger protein 1b isoform X2; the encoded protein is MSDIEQPPAVDSAVLDTENAPLYCICRKPDINCFMIGCDNCNEWFHGHCINVTEKMAKAIREWYCQQCQKLDPSLSIRYRKKKRDREVEPERVEKRSSTPEYKTDRRGSKVKRSARMCGECEPCTRTEDCGHCDFCKDMKKFGGPNKIRQKCRLRQCVVRARKMLRVRDEEFSLCERKDNIMHRKRRYSDDYDDNDMEPYGHYKDRNASWGSDDEDGPLYSPVPRKKAIKVKHVKRRDKKIDKKKESRRHKQKQKHCDRSRHSERGDGRHGGNMQQCLGPNCIEPARPNSKYCSEDCGMKLATNRIYEILPQRIQQWQQSPCIAEEQGKKQLERIRREQQAARMRLAEMERRFHELEGIIAKAKQQVVQQDEDVNETDSEDTDLQIFCVSCSHPINPKVALRHMERCYAKYESQTSFGSIFPTRIEGATRLFCDVYNPQSKTYCKRLQVLCPEHSRDPKVSADEVCGCPLVRNVFEPTGEYCRVSKRKCNKHYSWEKLRRAEVDLERVRVWYKLDELFEQERNVRTAMTNRAGLLALMLHQTIQHDPLTTDLRSNKDR
- the cxxc1b gene encoding CXXC-type zinc finger protein 1b isoform X1, which encodes MDSEMSDIEQPPAVDSAVLDTENAPLYCICRKPDINCFMIGCDNCNEWFHGHCINVTEKMAKAIREWYCQQCQKLDPSLSIRYRKKKRDREVEPERVEKRSSTPEYKTDRRGSKVKRSARMCGECEPCTRTEDCGHCDFCKDMKKFGGPNKIRQKCRLRQCVVRARKMLRVRDEEFSLCERKDNIMHRKRRYSDDYDDNDMEPYGHYKDRNASWGSDDEDGPLYSPVPRKKAIKVKHVKRRDKKIDKKKESRRHKQKQKHCDRSRHSERGDGRHGGNMQQCLGPNCIEPARPNSKYCSEDCGMKLATNRIYEILPQRIQQWQQSPCIAEEQGKKQLERIRREQQAARMRLAEMERRFHELEGIIAKAKQQVVQQDEDVNETDSEDTDLQIFCVSCSHPINPKVALRHMERCYAKYESQTSFGSIFPTRIEGATRLFCDVYNPQSKTYCKRLQVLCPEHSRDPKVSADEVCGCPLVRNVFEPTGEYCRVSKRKCNKHYSWEKLRRAEVDLERVRVWYKLDELFEQERNVRTAMTNRAGLLALMLHQTIQHDPLTTDLRSNKDR